One Trichosurus vulpecula isolate mTriVul1 chromosome 7, mTriVul1.pri, whole genome shotgun sequence genomic region harbors:
- the CLPSL2 gene encoding colipase-like protein 2: MEKVLILLRFALVLGQVSSSFQEKNLKLKASGEECYQHSDCTNNCCLIGLLRGLNFCAPKGKIEMLCLPQTTSETTILCSCHWGLSCRSIDRFCPCRCLMF, encoded by the exons ATGGAGAAAGTCCTTATCTTGCTGCGGTTTGCCCTAGTCTTGGGCCAGGTGTCTTCcagctttcaggaaaaaaatttgaaactgaag GCCAGCGGAGAGGAATGTTACCAGCACTCAGATTGCACAAACAATTGCTGTCTCATAGGCTTGCTCAGGGGCTTGAACTTTTGTGCTCCCAAAGGGAAAATAGAGATGCTATGTTTACCACAG ACGACATCAGAGACCACCATCCTTTGTTCCTGCCACTGGGGTCTGAGTTGCAGATCTATTGATCGCTTCTGTCCCTGCCGGTGCCTGATGTTTTAG